The Clostridiales bacterium genomic sequence CCTTTCGACTCCAAGCCGCCTTTTGTCGGCGATAACCAAAACGGAACTGGGTCTCCTTTAAGCACTGGCATTAACGCTTGCCCGCCATGAGCAATGATCCTGTCTTGTAAAGTTTGAATTACTTTGCTTCCGTTAGCCATCTCGTAAAATTCATTTTTATCGACCATTATTTCCCCTCCTAATTTTAAGTAAATAGTTTTTAGTTTACTTTTTATACCGTCATAGCTTTCATTATACAAAGCCTGCATTTTAGAGATATTCCCCTCAACAAAAATAAACTGTTTAACGAATTCAAAATCTTGCGAATCTAATTCGCCGAACATACCAATTTCAAAACTGCCGCTGACTTTCACGTCGCAATTTTTACACGACAGCTCGGATATAACCAAATCATTACCGCATGAAGGACATTTTTGCAATATTTTGTTAGACATAATTATCAAGCTCCCTTATTTTTCTTCAATAATAACAAAAAATTTAAATTATGTCAAGTATTTTTGCAAATATTTCTAATTATGCGCAAATTATTTACACTATTCACATTTATTATCAAATTTTTGAATACTACAAACCGCGTTTAAAATTACAAAACAAAAAAGACCACGTTTATAAAACGAGGTCTTTTTGATTACAACACATTCAGTGATAGATTTAGCGGATTATATCGATTATGAGAAAACTGAATTTTTTTATGGTATCTGCTCTAATTGCAGATTCCTTAAAGGAGGTGATCCAGCCCCACGTTCTCGTAGGGCTACCTTGTTACGACTTAACCCCAGTCATTGGTTTTACCTTAGGCGGACGCTTCCTTTGCAGGTTGGCGTGACCGACTTCGAGTACCCCCAACTCCCATGGCTTGACGGGCGGTGTGTACAATCCCCGGGAACGCATTCACCCCGACGTGCTGATTCGGGATTACTAGCAACTCCAACTTCATGTGGGCGGGTTGCAGCCCACAATCCGAACTGAGAGCGCTTTTTTGAGATTGGCTGGGCCTTGCGGCTTTGCAACTCTTTGTGGCGCCCATTGTAGCACGTGTGTAGCCCAAGACGTAAGAGGCATGATGATCTGACATCATCCCCACCTTCCTCCGTGTTATCCACGGCAGTCTTTCC encodes the following:
- a CDS encoding DUF2089 domain-containing protein yields the protein MSNKILQKCPSCGNDLVISELSCKNCDVKVSGSFEIGMFGELDSQDFEFVKQFIFVEGNISKMQALYNESYDGIKSKLKTIYLKLGGEIMVDKNEFYEMANGSKVIQTLQDRIIAHGGQALMPVLKGDPVPFWLSPTKGGLESKGLRGVVLEWRIFDAIVKKAVSLGGKMYRGDSAAHSGAVIGSDELPLDTIDGFISTEFYGAHVGDTTLRRSTYFSGILDWAGIAVNHRSQGRGGFITINPEYMNK